A region of Dermochelys coriacea isolate rDerCor1 chromosome 1, rDerCor1.pri.v4, whole genome shotgun sequence DNA encodes the following proteins:
- the LOC119845947 gene encoding olfactory receptor 52D1-like yields the protein MAGFNFTNSDASTFMLMGIPGLEAAHIWISIPFFTFYIISLLGNVTLLSVVGKEQTLQKPMYLLLCILALTDIATPTFVTPKALSIFWFNLKGITVAGCLTQMFFLHMVSVMHSSTLVTMAFDRYVAICNPLRYGTILSNAQIAKLGLAGLIRAVLFILPLSLLLSQQPFCANRIIFHTQCEYRAVVRMVCGDITVSRIYGLWLMFVINGFDLTLIALSYGLIIRAVLRISSKNTNRKALNTCTAHICVMLTYYAPGFFSILTHHFGQGIAPHVHIILTDLYLLIPPMLNPIIYGVKTKELRDKVGKYICQKMIT from the coding sequence ATGGCAGGTTTCAACTTCACCAACTCTGATGCTTCAACTTTTATGCTAATGGGCATCCCTGGTCTGGAGGCTGCCCACATCTGGATTTCCATccctttctttacattctacattATCAGCCTGTTGGGAAATGTCACGCTTTTGTCTGTTGTAGGTAAGGAGCAGACTCTTCAGAAGCCGATGTACCTGCTGCTCTGCATACTGGCACTTACAGACATTGCCACACCTACCTTTGTCACGCCAAAGGCACTGAGcatattttggttcaatttgaaaGGCATTACTGTGGCTggctgcctcacccagatgttcTTCCTCCACATGGTTTCTGTTATGCACTCATCCACCCTCGTCACAATGGCCTTTGATCGCTACGTTGCCATATGTAACCCTCTGAGATATGGCACCATCCTCAGCAATGCACAAATAGCTAAGCTAGGACTTGCAGGTTTGATAagagctgttctcttcattcttCCGCTATCCCTGCTCCTGAGTCAGCAGCCGTTCTGTGCCAACCGCATTATCTTCCACACGCAGTGTGAGTACAGAGCTGTGGTGAGGATGGTATGTGGGGACATCACAGTGTCCAGGATATATGGCTTGTGGCTAATGTTTGTAATCAATGGGTTTGACCTGACACTCATTGCCCTGTCCTATGGTCTGATCATCAGGGCCGTCCTCAGAATCTCCTCTAAGAATACCAACCGGAAAGCCCTTAACACTTGCACAGCCCACATCTGTGTGATGCTGACATATTATGCCCCAGGCTTCTTCTCCATTCTCACACACCACTTCGGTCAAGGCATCGCACCCCATGTTCACATCATTTTGACTGACCTCTATCTCCTCATCCCTCCCATGCTCAACCCTATCATTTATGGGGTCAAAACCAAAGAGCTTCGTGATAAAGTAGGCAAATACATCTGCCAAAAGATGATTACCTAG